atagacctaggcctacatttatttccATAATACCAAGTGGTGAGATTTCCATGGGGTTTGATATCCTGCCCCCAGTGGCTAAAAGAGGAACAGAAGCCTTTTCGCAGTCAGGTGTTAGTAGGTGAATAATGCTGTAGCCTATGTagaaatgtgaaaataaagtgcACAAAAGTTATATTTGATAAGTAATTTGTTGTGGTGCAATTATGTGGCCTACAGAATAAAATGATAGATTCTGGTCACATATGATCACAATACACTGAACCAACTCGTGTTTTAGCCTAATAAAATATCAGTTTAGGCACCACGGAGCAAGAAAATGCCGTTCAAAAATGAGATAATATTACAGTAGCCTCTTATGTGTCAAACAGTGGAATGAATGGCAATTAAGTCAGACAGCAAAGTCAAAGGCTCAAACCACCACCACCGGAAACTTAGTCTTCATATCTCTGTGTGAGAGCTGCGTAATTGTTCACAGCGAGAGGGTTCAGTTGGCTGAGTGGTTGAGTTGACTTCTGCTGATGGATTAATCGTACACTAAAAAAATCAAATGATTACTCTTAAGATTCAAGACACGTTCTCGTGGAATGTTTGAAGGAATTCATTGCCGATCGACGATTTGTGCACACAATGAGGTATTGTTGTATTTCTTTACGTTTACTTGAATGCAATTGCCCATATATCTGCTGGACACTTATTAACACAATTTCACTGCAATCCTTATCATAAAATTTAGAGATGGACTAATTCTAGTGTGGGCCATAAGACATCGAACAGTGGTCCATGCCACCCTGATTAACTAGATGCTAGCTCTATCAACTTCGCAGCTTACTTCCAAATGACTTCGTGGAACACAGTGGAAAACGCACATCACTTTGACATTAAATCGCGCGTGTTGCGTTAAACGGCCTTCATTTCAATCAGTTTCGAGGTTCGTTCGTTGTGAAAATGCCTTGTAAAATACATCAAAGAAGGTTAACGTAGAAACAAGCTGAATATTTCCACACGGTTTCTGTATCTCTCTTGCAGGTTGACAGGAAGATGTGCAATTGGGTTTTACGCGCTTGATCTTGATTTCAGATACGTTTCGATGGGGACGAACTTTTGCACTCCTCTTGTCTATTTTGTGTCAAGAACAAGGACATTTTGACTGTTTTCCGTCTTCCGGTCAGCGGCAATATTTTTTCTTCACTTGATTGTGGGGCATTTTGGAGAGGTGTAGCAGCAGTTTTGGCATGcattattttttctttgattGCAGGCTGTAGTtgggcagacacgcacacgcagtcacacacccATAACGCAGCGCACTTATCAGTCATTCATTCAAAATCTGAAGTGAATTTGCCTATGGCTGCCTAGGCAGAATCTGCTTAGACAGCCTTGGGGGTAATTTCTTGGCTGAGGTACTCAAGCGTCACCCACTCAGGTCGACTTGGTGGCTTTCCCCTTGTTTTGACCTAGTTAGTGTTGCCATTGCGTAATTTCTCTGACAGAAAAGTTGCTGCCCCGGTTGTTTTCACTGGAAACAATATTCATATGTAGgcctttaaaatgtttttttttcttctgtatcccctaacataggcctacagccagACCAAATTATCCGGTGCCTCTCTAAAAACGCGTAGGCTACTATTTCCCATTAATAGCATATAGAatggctattcaattggaggccccagggccagatccggcccttgcatggcaaggttctggccctccACGAGGtctgaacaaaataaaaacataggCGTGctgtctataggcctatataatattaagttcagcccttttactgtgaGGAATTTGATAAACTGACCCTCAGCGCCTTTTAATTGAACCCCTGGCCTGATAGCATCAAAGCCTTTATCTCTTGGCAAGTCATCTGTGACAtttcaaataaataaacatttttatcACCAGCAGTTTGttacctacagtaggcctacagtcaatATGAGCTTCATTATTGTGGTAAATCTAAAAGTTGCTCATATTTCCACGTAGTCAGGATGTTTGTTCTAAGTAGATCATTTCCTCTCGCACAATAGCACACTTTTCAATGTTCAACGTACAACATGCGAACAGAAAGTCAATCCTATAGTTCGACCGACAGGTTCTTCTTCTTACTCTGTAGTTGATTGTTTACCCTGTCATCTATTTTTGAGGTCACCGTGTCGTGTGCCCTGTGCAAATGTGTCAATCCTTGTTTGTTTCCAATCATTAGACTGGCTAGTTTTATTCTGTTCTGAATCATCTGATTGTAATTGCACTGAAACAGACCCTAAATATCCTGTGATGCCGTGATAAGGTTTTTTGTGCATGGTGATTGTATGGCCTCCTATGTCCCTGTGCCTCCAGCAGCGGTCCCCCGCCACAGCCCGTCGCCGACCCCCAAGAGGACGAGGAGCTACTGAGTACGGACGGTGCCATGGACAGCGTCCTCCTCGCCTGCTCCAAGCAGCACAGCCCATCCTCTGACCTAAACGGCTACTTCTCTGAACTCAACAATGGCAGAACGCAGCCCTCCTACTACAGGACTCAACAATTCGCCTCCAGTCTCTCCGcaaccagcaacagcagcagagccTGCTGCAGCCCACAGCCCGGCTCCAGCTACGTCCCCTACCAGAGGCCTCTGGGTCTGCCCGCCGGATACATCCAGCCCACACCTTACCCCAGCCGCACAGAGTCCTCCTCCCTGGGCACGGTGGGCCGCTGTGGCGACTCCTGGTGCCACCTAGTCCCTCCAGACAGCTGTGGATCTCCGGAGGACTACTCCAGCGAGGCACTGCGGTCCTCCATGGTGCCCAGAGGCTCCTCGGACTACCCGTCCTCAGACAAGAGCTTGGGTGTGAGCTTGGGCTCGTCCCACTGCGGCTCCCTGCCTCCCCCTGGGAGGAGCAGTCTGCATCAGGCAGGCAGCCTGGAGCAGCCGCGATCCCTTCACTCACTCCCTATGCCAGCAGCTGTTGCTCCACAcagccactaccaccaccaccacccacacttaCAGCCACACCCAGTGCCCAGGACAGCCTGCTGCCCACGCTGCCCCATAAAGGTGCTGAGGATAGACCCGGTACCCCACCCAGACCACGGGAACCAGCGGGCCCACGGACCCTCATGTAAGTTTGGTTAGACCATAGTAGTAGCAGCAGAAATAGTAGTAAGAATTCAGTATACAGTGTACAGatacttttgtcatttccaacagagtttcatccaaatccgttcatcagttattgagttatcctgctgacagacagacaaacaaacagacagacaaaccaacgtgaccgaaaacataatctccttggcaGGAGGTAATTAAATCTGTCAAACCTATTATAGAGTAGTCTGATGGTGTAAGGGAGTCATTGATACAGCTGAGCAAAGCCAGTTGActaacacaacaaatacctcctcatTCAGACTGCCTTTTTGTTGTGGTAGGGGCTTTCTTTGGTGAGGGGCGGGAGTTGGGGATTCCCCTTCTATGACACACTGAAGTGCAGAGGTGTGGGACAAGTCACCCGCCCACCTGTGACTAACGTTGACAGAAATGTTCCAAAACACACAGCACGAGTCATTCTCACGGTCAactaaaatgtgcaattttgccCATTTGTCATTTATCTGGTGTGGGGGATTTTTAAAGGTCCAGTCTAAGTGTGTAACATGCCATAGGTATTCATTATCAACATTTGCTCGTTCCCAAGATTGTCCTTTTTGGTTAATATTTATGACCACCAACCTCCACATTCCTGCGTCATCTTGAAGTACTTAAGCCTACTTAATCAGGGAcatccatcttttttttcttcattttcactgactttgaCATGCTAAAAATTGTATTCACTGTTtgtagtatgtatgtactgtatatgtattgaCATACTGTAAGTACAGTACATAGTATATAGCTGTGCCTATTtcaaacttaaaggggtatgccactattttggggcttaatacag
This is a stretch of genomic DNA from Engraulis encrasicolus isolate BLACKSEA-1 chromosome 6, IST_EnEncr_1.0, whole genome shotgun sequence. It encodes these proteins:
- the traf3ip2l gene encoding E3 ubiquitin ligase TRAF3IP2 isoform X1, which encodes MSSGPPPQPVADPQEDEELLSTDGAMDSVLLACSKQHSPSSDLNGYFSELNNGRTQPSYYRTQQFASSLSATSNSSRACCSPQPGSSYVPYQRPLGLPAGYIQPTPYPSRTESSSLGTVGRCGDSWCHLVPPDSCGSPEDYSSEALRSSMVPRGSSDYPSSDKSLGVSLGSSHCGSLPPPGRSSLHQAGSLEQPRSLHSLPMPAAVAPHSHYHHHHPHLQPHPVPRTACCPRCPIKVLRIDPVPHPDHGNQRAHGPSCPNGLWPLHRTCFNRDQTPAIPASNSDPTQLSIEQRKVFVTYEKDSDEHQKEVINFVALLRHNGFFTHIDMFEQQYRSINKIDFMERYISEKDYLIIFVISPKYHQTVTNTPAYPEDDETLNTVYIHKQLQNEFIQNGCKNFRFIPILFPGARKCHVPTWLQNTHVYSWPRDCDDILRRLMRVEKYNPPPIGPLPTIVSVPI
- the traf3ip2l gene encoding E3 ubiquitin ligase TRAF3IP2 isoform X2, with protein sequence MSGPPPQPVADPQEDEELLSTDGAMDSVLLACSKQHSPSSDLNGYFSELNNGRTQPSYYRTQQFASSLSATSNSSRACCSPQPGSSYVPYQRPLGLPAGYIQPTPYPSRTESSSLGTVGRCGDSWCHLVPPDSCGSPEDYSSEALRSSMVPRGSSDYPSSDKSLGVSLGSSHCGSLPPPGRSSLHQAGSLEQPRSLHSLPMPAAVAPHSHYHHHHPHLQPHPVPRTACCPRCPIKVLRIDPVPHPDHGNQRAHGPSCPNGLWPLHRTCFNRDQTPAIPASNSDPTQLSIEQRKVFVTYEKDSDEHQKEVINFVALLRHNGFFTHIDMFEQQYRSINKIDFMERYISEKDYLIIFVISPKYHQTVTNTPAYPEDDETLNTVYIHKQLQNEFIQNGCKNFRFIPILFPGARKCHVPTWLQNTHVYSWPRDCDDILRRLMRVEKYNPPPIGPLPTIVSVPI